CGCGATCTCGAGCTGGTGGGTCACCACCCACGGCCACGCGCACCCGCGCATCATGGCCGCGATCCGCGCCCAGACCGAAAAGCTCGACCAGCTCATCTTCGCCGGCTGGACGCACGAACCCGCCGAGACGCTCGCCGCCGAACTGGTCCGCATCACCCCCGATCCGCTCACCCGCGTCTTCTTCTCGGACTCGGGCTCGACCAGCGTCGAGGTCGCGCTCAAGATGGCGCTCGGCTACTGGTTCAACATCGGCGAGCCGCGCAGCCGCATCCTCGTCCTCGAACATAGCTATCATGGCGACACGATCGGCACGATGTCGGTCGGCGAGCGCGGCGTCTACAACCGCGCCTGGCAGCCGTTGCTCTTCGACGTCGGCACCATCCCCTTCCCCCACGAAGGCATGGAGCAAGCCACGCTCGACGCGCTAGAAGCCGCCTGCAGAGGCCAGGAAGCGGGCAGCGCGCCCGCCGCCTTCATTGTCGAGCCGCTGATCCTCGGCGCCGGCGGGATGCTCATCTACCCCGCATGGGTGCTCGCCGAGATGCGCGCGATCTGCGCGCGCCATGGCGTCCTCTTCATCGCCGACGAGGTGATGACCGGCTGGGGCCGCACCGGCACGCGCTTCGCCTGCGATCAGGCGGGCATCATCCCCGATATCGTCTGCCTGTCGAAGGGCCTCACCGGCGGCGCGATGCCGCTCGCGGTGACGCTCTGCATCGAACCGATCTTCGAAGCCCATTTCTCG
This DNA window, taken from Sphingopyxis sp. YR583, encodes the following:
- a CDS encoding adenosylmethionine--8-amino-7-oxononanoate transaminase, with product MTQTPTSPVWHPFTQHGLGDPIPLISHAKGAKLYAADGQSWIDAISSWWVTTHGHAHPRIMAAIRAQTEKLDQLIFAGWTHEPAETLAAELVRITPDPLTRVFFSDSGSTSVEVALKMALGYWFNIGEPRSRILVLEHSYHGDTIGTMSVGERGVYNRAWQPLLFDVGTIPFPHEGMEQATLDALEAACRGQEAGSAPAAFIVEPLILGAGGMLIYPAWVLAEMRAICARHGVLFIADEVMTGWGRTGTRFACDQAGIIPDIVCLSKGLTGGAMPLAVTLCIEPIFEAHFSTDRSKTFYHSSSYTANPIACAAANANLEIWRDEPVQQRIDTLADAQAAHLSLLSHDPRAQNPRRLGTIAALDIVVPDSGYLSNLAPRLIAFYRDQGVLLRPLGNTLYVMPPYCITADELAQVWDAIKASLGAV